One segment of Xanthomonas oryzae pv. oryzae DNA contains the following:
- a CDS encoding cytochrome C assembly family protein, whose product MTIALIAFALYLLATALLTRAVLRDGNQAPARWLAPALAAVALHAGYHVLVAMRTAGGPDMHFFAALSLCGLGMAALTAVFGGRGRMAAVGVVVFPLSAILLASYHAYGHEPSPDLGWQLELHAWLALLAYATLGIAALLAIMLWLQERALRRRDFHTWLRALPPLTELETLLFRTITVGFVLLSLTLLTGLLFVQDFLAQRLLQKTVLSILSWLVFGALLIGRWRNGWRGSKAVHWTLTAMALLVLSFFGSKFVIELVLGPR is encoded by the coding sequence ATGACAATCGCTCTCATCGCGTTCGCCCTGTATCTGCTGGCCACGGCACTGCTCACCCGGGCAGTGTTGCGCGATGGAAATCAGGCGCCTGCGCGCTGGCTGGCCCCCGCGTTGGCGGCGGTGGCGCTGCACGCCGGTTACCACGTGCTGGTAGCCATGCGCACCGCCGGTGGGCCGGACATGCATTTCTTCGCGGCGCTGTCGTTGTGCGGGCTGGGCATGGCCGCGCTGACCGCAGTGTTCGGTGGCCGCGGGCGGATGGCCGCGGTGGGCGTGGTGGTGTTTCCGCTTTCGGCGATCCTGTTGGCCAGTTATCACGCCTACGGCCACGAGCCCAGCCCGGACCTGGGCTGGCAGCTCGAATTGCACGCGTGGCTGGCCCTGCTGGCCTACGCCACGCTGGGCATCGCGGCGCTGCTGGCGATCATGCTGTGGCTGCAGGAGCGCGCGCTGCGTCGGCGCGATTTCCACACCTGGCTGCGCGCCCTGCCGCCGCTGACCGAGTTGGAAACGCTGCTGTTCCGCACGATCACGGTGGGTTTCGTGCTGTTGAGCCTGACCCTGCTGACCGGCCTATTGTTCGTGCAGGATTTCCTGGCGCAACGGCTATTGCAAAAGACCGTGCTCAGCATTCTGTCGTGGCTCGTGTTCGGGGCGCTTCTGATTGGCCGCTGGCGCAATGGCTGGCGCGGTAGCAAGGCGGTGCATTGGACGCTAACCGCGATGGCGCTGCTGGTGCTGTCGTTCTTCGGCAGCAAGTTCGTCATCGAGCTGGTGCTGGGGCCGCGCTAG